GTCAGGCGCTTCGATCTCGAAGCGTCTGGAATGATCAACGCTCCCGGCTCTTCGCGGAACTGGGTCTACCGCATGATTACGACGAACGCGCCTCTGCTGGACAAGATGGCACTGTTCTGGCACGGAATGTTCGCGACAGGAGTACCGAAGGTCATCAACGGCAGGGTGCTGTACGACCAGATCAACACCTTTCGCAGGCACGGCATGGACAGCTTCAACTCCATTCTCGTCAGGCTTGCGAAAGACCCGGCGATGATCGTCTGGCTGGACAACCAGGAGAACCACAGCCACGCTATCAATGAGAACTGGGCACGCGAGTTGCTGGAGCTGTTCTCGATGGGTGTAGGCAACTACTCGGAGGACGACATCAAGGAGTGCGCTCGGGCCTTTACCGGCTGGACCATCGGCAACACCGAATACATGATGGTCCGATCGCAGAGAGACTCGGACTGGCCGTATGGGCGCATCGCCTACCACTTCGACTATCGCCCTGAAGACCACGATGACGGTGAGAAGAGCTTCCTCGGTCACCGGGGCAACTTCAACGGTGACGACATCATAGACATCATCTGCCAGCAGGAGTCCACAGCGCGTTTCATCTCGAGGCATCTGTACCACTACTTCGTGGCGGATGAGCCGGCCGTTCCGGCCTGGCCGTACACTCCTCCACGAGACCCTGAAGCTATCGAGACGCTGGTCCAGACGTACTTCGAGAGTAAATATGACATCAGGTCGGTCCTGCGTGTTCTGTTCAACTCCGACTTCTTCAAGTCAGAGGACGTGCGATACAAGAAGGTCAAGGGCCCCGCTGAGTACCTGGTGGGCGTGCTCAGGATGACCGGCGAGTTCGACATGCCGCGCAGGGACATGATTCCGAGGTATCGGCAGACTGTGTGGATGGGACAGGAGCTGAGCAATCCTCCGAGTGTCGAGGGCTGGCACGAGGGTGTTGAGTGGATCGACACTGGCACTCTTATCGAGAGAATTAACTTCGCGTCCGAGCAGTTCGGCGATCCGGACAAACCCGGCGTCAAGGCAATGATCGACAGGATCTTCCGGGACGGTGTCGACGATCTCTCATCCGAACAGCTTGTAGACCGCTGCCTGGACGAGATGGGTGCATTCTCGGTTGGCGACGAAACAAGAGACATCCTGATTCGATTCATCGAGGCAGACCGCAGTCGTGAAAACGTGGAGAACCTGTTGAGGCTGTCGGCCTCGACAAGAGAGTTCCAGCTTGCCTAATCCCATGCTCGAGTACAGTCACACAATTGGTATAGTCG
This genomic stretch from Dehalococcoidia bacterium harbors:
- a CDS encoding DUF1800 domain-containing protein, yielding MSQSDIKLIAHLMRRAGFGATRVELDAYAANGYEATVESLLDPPDTDWLGDDMVRRFDLEASGMINAPGSSRNWVYRMITTNAPLLDKMALFWHGMFATGVPKVINGRVLYDQINTFRRHGMDSFNSILVRLAKDPAMIVWLDNQENHSHAINENWARELLELFSMGVGNYSEDDIKECARAFTGWTIGNTEYMMVRSQRDSDWPYGRIAYHFDYRPEDHDDGEKSFLGHRGNFNGDDIIDIICQQESTARFISRHLYHYFVADEPAVPAWPYTPPRDPEAIETLVQTYFESKYDIRSVLRVLFNSDFFKSEDVRYKKVKGPAEYLVGVLRMTGEFDMPRRDMIPRYRQTVWMGQELSNPPSVEGWHEGVEWIDTGTLIERINFASEQFGDPDKPGVKAMIDRIFRDGVDDLSSEQLVDRCLDEMGAFSVGDETRDILIRFIEADRSRENVENLLRLSASTREFQLA